In one Yarrowia lipolytica chromosome 1A, complete sequence genomic region, the following are encoded:
- a CDS encoding uncharacterized protein (Compare to YALI0A07667g, weakly similar to uniprot|Q6CH08 Yarrowia lipolytica YALI0A14322g), with protein MLPPELVELIADQLDIRSVCALSQSSKSWSRVLSDSVFRSKLQEVCPWFEPQFSHRNTWRECAIEYCRRRQVGSKFARPIRKVDAEEFGRSLTIVTRPELVDSLKLEADGKVFTSKYGIRLDLSAYSLMANHLSIHKLVSFPHVVVFIFMLEGAECHVLIKYKGSKGTHPDIRRVIQASEDIYCHVLGRHVFLGFSEDPYFDNDQPGIMYVNNGAILMKQGHAPRFQFTCYDGLLLFFDEESYTSVRISLESITDHEPVMEEFISGYQFGYPSYKVGAHEHGYYSIEDNFGKLFLVDDSRGMMVCAAEVDCGRYRVISDVQRKALDEVNDSSKQQETLARFSARK; from the coding sequence ATGCTACCTCCAGAACTAGTTGAGCTCATCGCAGACCAGCTAGATATTCGTTCTGTGTGTGCTTTATCGCAGTCTAGCAAATCGTGGAGCAGGGTTCTTTCCGACAGTGTGTTCAGATCCAAACTACAGGAGGTGTGTCCTTGGTTCGAGCCCCAGTTTTCGCATCGCAACACGTGGAGAGAGTGTGCGATCGAGTATTGTCGACGTCGGCAGGTGGGATCGAAATTCGCGCGTCCAATTCGAAAAGTGGACGCTGAGGAGTTTGGAAGGTCCTTGACCATTGTCACCAGACCTGAACTTGTGGACTCGCTTAAACTAGAAGCAGACGGGAAAGTGTTCACCAGCAAATATGGGATCAGGCTTGATTTGTCTGCTTACAGCTTGATGGCCAACCACTTGAGCATCCACAAACTCGTGTCGTTTCCGCATGTGGTGGTGTTCATATTCATGCTAGAAGGAGCGGAATGTCACGTTCTGATCAAGTATAAGGGGTCCAAAGGCACACATCCAGACATAAGGCGCGTGATTCAGGCCTCGGAAGATATCTATTGTCACGTTCTAGGACGACATGTCTTTCTGGGCTTTTCCGAGGATCCCTATTTTGACAATGATCAGCCTGGGATCATGTACGTGAACAACGGCGCCATACTCATGAAACAGGGTCATGCTCCTCGGTTTCAATTCACTTGTTATGATGGACTTCTTCTGTTCTTTGACGAAGAGTCGTACACTTCTGTGCGGATCTCTTTGGAGAGTATAACGGATCACGAACCTGTCATGGAGGAATTTATCAGCGGATATCAGTTTGGGTATCCTAGCTACAAAGTCGGAGCTCATGAGCATGGATACTACTCGATTGAAGACAACTTTGGGAAGTTGTTTCTTGTTGATGACTCCAGGGGAATGATGGTTTGTGCTGCGGAAGTGGATTGTGGGCGGTATCGAGTCATCAGTGACGTCCAGAGGAAGGCTCTAGATGAAGTCAATGATTCCAGCAAACAGCAAGAAACTCTGGCCAGGTTTTCAGCACGGAAATGA
- a CDS encoding uncharacterized protein (Compare to YALI0A07689g, weakly similar to uniprot|P53847 Saccharomyces cerevisiae YNL258c hypothetical protein) has product MSLVADSFSSLVVSGKEPDAEAIEKLNVFENDNTLGDILQSVRTAHAKSRQELQVATKRYVEAAKVHRGEPSIQQVKLLNDYKVTQVKLAVLRELKVCREKLSVLRQHVEQQETQKALEAHKELTKAIGQMKQYSEVKIVRALSSEADNLFAQIEEEQMAKWSKAVEVTQTQVAVGDDAGTEFQLLGSIGDGVQKKSLGQLVKSLDGVFERLLDLQVQVKSDSQSRVSIAPEACSTLPQFSDSLIALVTVINTLPKDVSAPVIKRLSTPVTNKLLQSLGKLIPDSVDGLPAFEAHLDLLETLEEKLTSFGWLSGDEITDWSFSLPEVWLSARKDKFLAELRTRLLSGAVENISDEKKTTPRPPSKAQESPKKPRTASHSTTGSRQVRKSQSQASLAPSEGSADNWGDDDLEFSDEEKETKEDWGWDEPITEETAEEAKSVAAESTAESNEDWGWGDETDVVIDDNEGDVTVEATTTATPADVAIITTNLPEILTSTITSFLNEGSHLYEERKKLKIGSAGFMYPSQTANFYALYRALVPLAYRSAKSPLALYNDIETINNHIRAQKDEAELAAELELMDKFGKRHLRQVLEQHQSHITDILNGAGGFQNCSHEGGNLFNCQAAAEKLTSYLTQLSDEWEDQVSDNARMQMLGTLLNCAATTIVTEVENLGDVSEAESQELAKLVAVISAGVESLFGEALTATFCQNWLKFEYLGQILESNLADIRYLLESDALVDYSADELVSLVHALFSDSERREKLISDIYRKGGQ; this is encoded by the coding sequence ATGTCGCTCGTGGCCGACTCGTTCAGCAGTCTCGTGGTGTCTGGCAAAGAGCCCGACGCCGAGGCAATTGAGAAACTCAACGTGTTTGAAAACGACAACACTCTGGGCGACATTTTGCAGTCGGTTCGAACCGCACACGCCAAATCGCGACAGGAGCTCCAAGTAGCCACCAAACGATACGTGGAGGCGGCCAAGGTGCATCGAGGCGAGCCCAGCATCCAGCAGgtcaagctgctcaacgaTTACAAGGTCACGCAGGTGAAACTGGCCGTCTTGAGAGAACTCAAGGTGTGCAGAGAAAAGCTCAGTGTTCTGCGACAGCATGTGGAGCAGCAAGAGACACAGAAGGCGCTGGAGGCCCATAAGGAGCtcaccaaggccattgGACAGATGAAGCAATATTCGGAGGTCAAAATCGTCCGTGCTCTGTCTTCCGAAGCTGACAATCTGTTCGCCCAaattgaggaggagcagatggcCAAATGGAGCAAGGCCGTGGAGGTCACCCAGACGCAGGTGGCTGTGGGAGATGACGCTGGAACCGAATTTCAACTACTGGGATCAATCGGTGACGGTGTTCAGAAGAAGTCTCTGGGTCAGCTGGTCAAGTCTCTGGATGGAGTGTTTGAGAGGTTACTGGATCTGCAGGTGCAGGTGAAGAGCGACAGTCAATCGCGTGTCTCAATCGCACCCGAGGCCTGTTCGACACTTCCTCAATTTTCCGACTCTCTGATTGCTCTTGTTACAGTCATTAACACTCTTCCTAAAGACGTGTCTGCTCCTGTTATTAAAAGACTCTCCACCCCCGTGACCAACAAGCTTTTGCAGAGTCTCGGCAAGCTTATTCCCGATTCTGTCGACGGTCTTCCTGCCTTTGAGGCACatcttgatctccttgagactctggaggagaagttgaCCTCTTTTGGCTGGCTGTCTGGAGACGAGATCACCGATTGGAGCTTCTCTCTTCCCGAGGTGTGGCTGTCTGCGCGTAAAGACAAGTTTCTTGCTGAGCTGCGGACTAGGCTGTTGTCTGGAGCTGTCGAAAACATTTctgacgagaagaagacgaccCCTAGACCTCCTTCCAAAGCCCAGGAAAGCCCCAAGAAACCCAGGACTGCGTCACATTCCACCACAGGCTCGAGGCAGGTGCGAAAGTCGCAATCCCAGGCCTCTCTGGCTCCCTCTGAGGGCTCTGCTGACAACTGGGGAGACGATGACCTTGAGTTCAgtgacgaggagaaggagaccaaggaggactGGGGTTGGGACGAGCCCATTACCGAGGAAACGGCCGAGGAGGCAAAGTCGGTTGCCGCTGAGTCAACAGCTGAGTCAAACGAGGACTGGGGATGGGGGGATGAGACTGATGTTGTCATTGACGACAATGAAGGCGATGTGACTGTCGAAGCCACCACTACTGCTACTCCTGCGGACGTTGCTATTATAACTACTAACCTTCCTGAGATTCTCACTTCCAcaatcacctccttcttgaacgAGGGAAGTCATTTGTATgaggagcgaaagaagTTGAAAATTGGATCCGCTGGTTTCATGTATCCTTCTCAGACCGCAAACTTTTACGCCCTCTATCGAGCTCTCGTTCCACTGGCGTATCGATCAGCCAAGTCTCCTTTGGCGCTTTATAACGACATTGAAACCATCAACAATCATATTCGAGCCCAAAAGGATGAAGCTGAACTTGCTGCCGAGCTTGAGCTGATGGACAAATTTGGAAAGCGGCATTTGCGCCAGGTACTTGAACAGCACCAGAGCCACATTACCGACATTTTGAACGGTGCTGGCGGATTCCAGAATTGTTCGCATGAAGGCGGCAACCTGTTCAACTGccaggctgctgccgagaagCTCACATCCTACCTCACTCAGCTTTCGGACGAGTGGGAGGACCAAGTGAGCGACAACGCCCGAATGCAGATGTTGGGCACCCTGCTCAACTGTGCTGCCACAACCATCGTCACCGAGGTCGAGAATCTTGGCGACGTTTCTGAGGCCGAGAGTCAAGAACTCGCCAAACTTGTTGCTGTGATTTCGGCTGGTGTTGAGTCGTTGTTTGGTGAGGCTCTGACCGCCACTTTCTGTCAGAACTGGCTCAAGTTTGAGTACCTGGGTCAGATTTTGGAGTCCAACCTGGCCGACATTCGATACTTGCTGGAGAGTGATGCTCTGGTTGACTACTCGGCTGATGAGTTGGTGAGCTTGGTCCATGCACTGTTCAGTGATAGCGAGAGACGAGAAAAGCTGATCTCGGATATCTACCGTAAGGGAGGTCAGTGA